Proteins encoded within one genomic window of Cytophagales bacterium:
- a CDS encoding two-component regulator propeller domain-containing protein, with product MRRIRLLYGLLLLANAVNSQVYQPELARYSIASGLSQSTVTDITQDGQGFLWVGTQDGLNRFDGYQFRVYRDTEKSRVQLPSDYITRIVPAENGDLWIGTQQGLARYQSDIDQVSSLELLELNDRIHDLIIDGNDLWIGSASGLFILSHDQILRQVDVLQGEKQDDFEVFEMVLDDRNHLWLATNQGVFCIDRITFKVHQLDANTDIPWSKDIRSIAYISKRIWLGTNKGLWSVHLPDSIPDSNVIFPKKFESYLSGTDRYPGQSGILNIFQDSQKRIWVGTESNGLMYLDRNSDQIVPYTASYMYDEEFFATTSIHRIFQDMYENLWIGTLEQGIYKISFSSKKFGLMRVNGRGGTRLSNNRVRGMMEQGDFLWVGTAQGLNRLNRVTQSNMVLTHQPLDEETLSSNDVKYMLTGPDQHIWVATNNGLNKLDPISMKVRRYNANDSAGKLIFHNKVRGMRIIDEKELWVGTLGGGVTVIDPINNKLLKRFDVNDSSGLTNNNVMYIFQDSSSEIWVTSYGGGLMKFNRDLGKFQTVVLSEDMRIGKLLSSINEDQYGQLWVGSYGDGVFKVDRKSLEVQVYNTVNGMSSDVVYGVIPVRDEVWMSTNQGINKLNLKNGQFSVFQQSDGLQSDEFNTGSFFKARDGELFFGGTNGLSFFYPDSIVEETIPPRVAFTDFKIFNESVVPGQLVGKGDIPPLPTALKDAASLVLHHEHNVFTFEFAALDFRNSNDIRFSYLLEGFDKNWISTNSQSRTATYTNLSPGRYTFFVKATNGDRMSGDSPITLNIRVLPAYWQTWWFRLTVAASILLLLSYLVYRRISKAERRKVYLEKEVEKHTRVISSQKQLVEQKNARLKKLALRKDQLFFLLTHNMRGPLTSLSGLLNLLSPQNKVIQEADFEAYSEEIKHQVDDSLLLLDNTFYYSYTQFEELHPKIESVNFHQIIGRICDRFGAKAHHKNITLDWSKKVDDQVLCDPKLTSLVLENLMSNAVKFAYSDSLILLSSERDQDKLIFSIENEGIELSEEIKAVIFDGDKENIAFGTGKERGAGIGLSICNKLTQLMGQELSVETNEAKTKFILRLPVR from the coding sequence TTGAGACGAATACGTCTATTGTATGGCTTACTCCTTCTTGCAAATGCCGTCAACTCCCAGGTTTACCAGCCCGAATTAGCAAGATATTCGATCGCAAGTGGGCTATCTCAAAGTACAGTCACAGATATTACACAAGATGGTCAGGGTTTCTTATGGGTCGGTACACAAGATGGATTGAATCGTTTTGATGGATATCAGTTCAGGGTCTATCGAGACACGGAAAAAAGCAGGGTTCAACTCCCCAGTGACTACATTACTCGAATAGTACCTGCAGAGAATGGAGACCTTTGGATCGGAACCCAGCAGGGCCTCGCACGGTATCAAAGTGACATAGATCAGGTCAGTTCATTAGAGTTATTGGAATTGAACGATAGAATCCATGATCTGATCATCGATGGCAATGATTTATGGATAGGCTCAGCTTCAGGCCTCTTTATACTTTCCCACGATCAAATTTTACGCCAGGTTGATGTCTTACAAGGGGAAAAACAAGATGATTTTGAAGTCTTTGAAATGGTCCTCGATGACCGTAACCATCTTTGGCTCGCTACGAATCAAGGTGTATTCTGTATAGACCGAATCACGTTTAAGGTACATCAGCTTGATGCCAACACGGATATTCCGTGGAGTAAGGATATAAGAAGCATTGCTTACATTTCGAAAAGAATCTGGTTGGGTACGAATAAAGGGTTATGGTCCGTACATCTTCCTGATAGTATCCCGGACTCAAATGTCATCTTCCCAAAGAAATTTGAAAGCTACCTGTCAGGAACAGATCGGTATCCAGGTCAAAGTGGAATACTCAATATTTTCCAGGATAGTCAAAAGAGGATTTGGGTAGGAACAGAGTCTAATGGACTGATGTATCTCGATAGAAATTCAGATCAAATTGTACCTTATACCGCTAGCTATATGTATGATGAGGAGTTCTTTGCTACAACATCCATTCATAGAATTTTCCAGGATATGTATGAAAATCTATGGATAGGAACATTGGAACAAGGCATTTACAAAATCTCCTTTTCCTCCAAAAAATTTGGATTGATGCGCGTGAATGGAAGAGGAGGGACACGTTTGAGCAATAATAGGGTTAGAGGCATGATGGAGCAAGGTGATTTCCTGTGGGTTGGAACAGCGCAGGGACTCAACCGGCTCAACCGAGTCACCCAGTCAAATATGGTCTTAACTCATCAACCACTTGATGAGGAGACCTTGAGTAGCAATGATGTCAAATATATGCTCACTGGTCCAGATCAACATATTTGGGTTGCTACCAACAATGGATTAAACAAATTGGATCCGATATCGATGAAGGTCAGGAGGTATAATGCTAATGATTCCGCTGGGAAGCTGATCTTCCACAACAAAGTTCGGGGAATGAGGATCATTGATGAAAAAGAACTTTGGGTTGGAACACTTGGAGGAGGTGTGACAGTGATCGATCCGATCAATAACAAATTGCTTAAGCGATTTGATGTAAATGATTCATCGGGACTCACGAATAACAACGTCATGTACATATTTCAGGATAGTAGCAGTGAGATTTGGGTGACAAGCTATGGCGGTGGGCTGATGAAGTTCAATAGAGATTTGGGAAAATTTCAGACGGTAGTGCTTTCGGAAGATATGCGCATCGGCAAATTGTTATCGAGCATCAACGAAGACCAATATGGACAGTTATGGGTGGGCTCCTATGGGGATGGGGTCTTCAAAGTTGATCGCAAATCCCTTGAAGTTCAGGTTTACAATACCGTAAACGGGATGAGTAGCGATGTGGTTTATGGGGTGATTCCTGTGCGGGATGAAGTTTGGATGAGTACGAATCAGGGGATCAATAAGCTGAATTTGAAAAACGGTCAATTCTCTGTTTTTCAACAAAGTGACGGATTGCAAAGCGATGAATTCAATACTGGGTCTTTTTTTAAGGCCAGAGACGGTGAACTGTTTTTTGGTGGCACCAATGGGTTGAGTTTTTTCTATCCGGATAGCATTGTTGAAGAAACTATTCCTCCGCGAGTGGCCTTTACTGATTTTAAGATTTTTAATGAATCAGTTGTGCCGGGCCAATTAGTAGGAAAAGGTGACATACCTCCGTTGCCAACCGCTCTTAAAGATGCTGCGTCGCTTGTATTGCATCATGAGCATAACGTGTTTACATTCGAATTTGCGGCCCTGGACTTCAGAAACTCCAATGATATAAGGTTCTCTTATCTATTAGAAGGGTTTGATAAAAATTGGATTTCCACCAATAGCCAAAGCCGAACAGCCACCTACACCAATCTTTCTCCCGGTCGTTACACGTTTTTTGTAAAGGCGACAAATGGAGATCGAATGTCAGGAGATTCTCCGATCACCTTAAACATTCGCGTATTACCCGCTTATTGGCAAACCTGGTGGTTCAGACTGACTGTTGCCGCTTCAATTCTCTTGCTCTTGTCTTATCTGGTTTATCGCAGGATCAGCAAAGCGGAAAGAAGGAAGGTCTATCTTGAAAAGGAAGTTGAGAAACATACTCGCGTCATATCCAGTCAAAAACAATTGGTGGAGCAGAAGAATGCTCGACTAAAGAAGCTAGCCCTACGCAAGGACCAGCTATTTTTCCTATTGACTCATAACATGCGAGGGCCTTTGACCTCTCTTTCTGGACTTCTGAACCTCCTGTCTCCTCAAAACAAGGTGATCCAGGAAGCAGATTTCGAAGCTTACAGCGAGGAAATCAAGCATCAGGTAGATGATTCATTGCTACTGCTTGACAACACATTTTACTATTCTTATACACAATTTGAGGAGCTTCACCCCAAGATTGAATCCGTCAATTTCCACCAGATTATTGGAAGAATTTGCGATCGGTTTGGTGCCAAGGCACACCATAAAAATATCACACTTGACTGGTCTAAAAAGGTGGATGATCAAGTTTTATGCGATCCTAAATTGACCTCTTTGGTGCTAGAAAACTTGATGTCGAATGCTGTCAAGTTTGCCTATTCTGATTCCCTGATTTTGCTGTCCTCCGAAAGGGATCAGGATAAATTAATTTTCAGTATTGAAAATGAAGGCATTGAACTTTCGGAAGAAATCAAAGCGGTGATCTTCGACGGTGATAAAGAAAATATTGCCTTCGGTACAGGAAAAGAAAGAGGTGCCGGTATTGGTTTGTCAATTTGCAATAAGCTTACTCAACTAATGGGACAGGAGCTGTCCGTGGAAACAAACGAGGCAAAAACAAAGTTTATACTTCGATTACCTGTCCGGTAA
- a CDS encoding thioesterase domain-containing protein, producing MPGTFVDTEKKIKLFALPYAGGSAAAFYKWKAHMNSHIDFIPVELAGRGKRISEKHYGNLENAVDDLYNIISKQVSDSAFALFGHSMGCLLIHELIKRMKEMNHRMPQHLFFSGKGAIQIKREDEKIYHKMPDDEFRKEIVNLGGTPPEFFDHPELMELFLPLMKSDFAIAEAPIDFEKFEPIDLDITVFNGKEDDLDSEQHEGWKFYTTGGCHLYMYEGDHFFLNHKLGDMAKIINSRLSNLLTVP from the coding sequence ATGCCAGGAACGTTTGTTGATACCGAGAAAAAAATCAAATTATTTGCCTTGCCTTATGCGGGTGGATCAGCTGCAGCTTTCTATAAATGGAAGGCACATATGAATAGTCATATCGACTTTATACCTGTAGAGTTGGCTGGCAGAGGGAAGCGGATATCGGAGAAGCACTATGGTAATCTGGAGAATGCGGTGGATGATTTGTACAACATTATTTCCAAACAAGTCAGCGACTCAGCTTTTGCCTTATTTGGACACAGCATGGGATGTCTGCTTATCCATGAGCTGATCAAGAGAATGAAGGAAATGAATCACAGAATGCCCCAACACCTGTTCTTTTCAGGTAAAGGAGCGATTCAGATCAAACGTGAGGATGAAAAGATCTATCACAAAATGCCTGACGATGAATTCAGGAAAGAGATTGTTAACCTTGGTGGTACTCCTCCGGAATTTTTCGACCACCCAGAGTTGATGGAATTATTTCTGCCTTTGATGAAGAGTGATTTCGCCATTGCAGAGGCTCCTATAGATTTTGAAAAATTTGAACCCATTGATCTGGACATCACCGTTTTTAATGGGAAGGAAGATGATCTTGATTCAGAACAACATGAAGGTTGGAAATTCTACACCACTGGAGGTTGTCACCTCTATATGTACGAAGGAGACCACTTTTTTCTCAATCACAAACTAGGGGATATGGCGAAGATCATTAATTCAAGGTTGTCCAACTTATTGACTGTTCCTTGA
- a CDS encoding UpxY family transcription antiterminator, protein MDKHWHVIYTRHRYEKRTARSLERKGIEYFLPLKTELRQWNDRKKKIESPVFPGYLFVQVDSQEMLQVYYTDGFVKFITNEDKPDIVPERDISSLRRALVGDYEISTESFDLGDKVRVSSGPMQGLQGHLIRFTQNSKLVINVDVIDKSVVVTIPSYFIEKVEAEYCISG, encoded by the coding sequence ATGGATAAGCACTGGCATGTAATCTATACAAGGCACCGGTATGAGAAGCGTACTGCCCGGTCGTTAGAGAGAAAAGGGATTGAGTATTTCCTTCCATTGAAAACTGAGCTTCGGCAATGGAACGATCGCAAGAAGAAAATTGAATCCCCCGTATTTCCTGGATATCTCTTTGTTCAAGTTGATTCGCAAGAGATGCTTCAAGTCTATTACACTGATGGGTTTGTCAAGTTCATTACGAATGAAGATAAACCTGATATTGTTCCCGAACGTGATATTTCTTCGTTGCGGCGAGCCCTGGTAGGAGATTATGAAATTTCAACAGAATCATTTGACCTGGGTGATAAGGTCCGTGTCTCTTCCGGTCCGATGCAAGGATTGCAGGGACATTTGATCCGATTCACCCAAAACTCAAAACTGGTGATCAATGTTGATGTGATCGACAAGAGTGTTGTGGTAACAATTCCATCTTATTTCATAGAAAAGGTGGAGGCGGAATATTGTATTAGTGGCTAA
- a CDS encoding response regulator, producing MIRTIFAILDVTQLWSRFKESMLNHIPRILIVDDQELNRSLLIDIFQPQGYEMLQALNGEEGCRMAEEVLPDVIIMDWTMPIMNGIDATLRIKSNSSTKDIPVLMTTGIMDSADNLKEAMEAGAIDFVRKPFNKTEIEARVQTALRLSNSYRELKQKKAEIEILVANERKMSEGKDRELTLQALYTNETQVFLDEISEELKTIKKRPSVEAINDVIKKLKSRKDMGKTWDAFMYHFENVHPEFFTKLKVRFTDLTNHDLKLCAYVKIGMGNKEIASIMGIGQNSLKSSLYRLKKKLGLGAEDKLRDFLIKFR from the coding sequence ATGATACGTACAATTTTTGCTATCCTTGATGTTACACAACTTTGGTCCCGATTTAAGGAAAGTATGCTCAATCACATCCCCCGTATATTGATCGTAGACGATCAGGAACTCAATCGATCCTTGTTAATTGATATTTTTCAGCCTCAGGGGTATGAGATGTTGCAGGCTTTGAATGGTGAAGAAGGTTGTAGAATGGCAGAGGAAGTACTTCCTGATGTCATTATCATGGACTGGACAATGCCCATCATGAATGGGATTGATGCTACATTGAGGATCAAATCTAACTCTTCAACGAAGGACATTCCTGTTTTGATGACAACCGGAATCATGGATTCAGCAGATAACCTGAAAGAAGCCATGGAAGCAGGAGCCATTGACTTTGTTCGAAAACCCTTTAACAAAACGGAAATCGAGGCGCGTGTGCAGACGGCCTTGAGACTGAGTAATTCATACAGAGAACTCAAGCAAAAAAAGGCGGAAATTGAGATCTTAGTGGCCAATGAGCGAAAGATGTCAGAAGGAAAAGATCGTGAGTTGACCCTGCAGGCATTATATACCAATGAGACCCAGGTTTTCCTTGATGAGATAAGCGAAGAGCTAAAAACCATCAAGAAACGGCCCTCAGTTGAGGCCATTAATGATGTGATCAAAAAGCTTAAAAGCCGAAAGGACATGGGGAAAACCTGGGATGCTTTCATGTATCACTTCGAAAATGTGCATCCTGAGTTTTTTACCAAGCTAAAGGTTCGGTTTACAGATCTGACCAATCATGACCTCAAGTTATGTGCTTACGTGAAGATTGGAATGGGGAATAAAGAGATTGCTTCTATCATGGGAATAGGCCAAAACAGCCTGAAAAGTAGCCTTTACCGACTTAAGAAAAAGCTTGGATTGGGCGCAGAAGACAAACTACGCGACTTCCTGATCAAGTTTCGGTGA
- a CDS encoding 4'-phosphopantetheinyl transferase superfamily protein, whose product MTEIKLIYVQFPEPLETSIYQYYLEQLPKDLQSKNARYHRWQDRHLHLFGKILLIRLAIEFGIGSQVLSQLAYTKHDRPYLEGEVDFNISHTGTTVACAITRGAKVGLDIERFSEVEISDFGRIHNSEQWNQIKLAKDPQKAFFDFWTVKESVIKADGKGLSIPLDQILIDQNRAFQGNHQWYLQRLDLEDTMACCVASDQKEFKIITEKISREQIYARNVC is encoded by the coding sequence TTGACGGAGATCAAACTCATATATGTGCAGTTTCCTGAACCTTTAGAAACGAGTATTTACCAATACTACCTGGAACAACTCCCAAAAGACCTACAATCCAAAAATGCCCGTTATCATCGATGGCAAGATCGACATCTGCATTTATTTGGAAAGATCTTGTTGATTCGTCTTGCTATTGAGTTTGGAATAGGGAGTCAGGTTTTGTCTCAATTGGCTTATACCAAACATGACCGACCATATCTGGAAGGTGAAGTGGATTTTAATATTTCTCATACAGGCACTACCGTAGCTTGTGCGATCACCAGGGGGGCGAAGGTAGGACTAGACATTGAGCGATTCAGTGAGGTAGAGATTTCTGATTTCGGGAGGATACATAATTCGGAACAATGGAACCAGATCAAGTTGGCCAAAGATCCACAAAAGGCTTTCTTTGATTTTTGGACCGTTAAAGAAAGTGTGATCAAAGCGGATGGTAAAGGATTATCTATTCCTCTTGATCAGATCCTGATCGATCAGAATCGTGCGTTTCAGGGAAATCACCAATGGTACCTACAGCGACTTGACCTGGAAGACACCATGGCTTGCTGTGTGGCTAGCGATCAGAAAGAATTCAAGATAATTACAGAGAAAATTAGTAGAGAGCAGATTTATGCCAGGAACGTTTGTTGA
- a CDS encoding condensation domain-containing protein, translated as MMKVDILDLLNDLKAQGVMAVLENGKLQINKPNQVTLESALIDRIQENKSAIIDFLGSSEEITQIADMAVIDRSMARIPLSYAQERIWQTGQLEGSSSYHIPAICKISGALNVSALKKAFECVINRHEVLRTIYPDHKGSPYQEILPQKAWTFDVLDFSRASYAEIKDFLTRETNRPFKLTQKAPIRAILVKAKDNAHYFSMAIHRIAADGPSIPVLQNELIQHYYSCNEGKTAELPQLELQYVDYACWQRKQWDCKAINNQLDYWTSKLSGYEPLNFNADFSPETDRSSRRSVVNHMISRELSAKVNQQCTDHNVSPYMYLLAAYKVLLSQYTGQKDVIVGSPFANRPHQNIESLIGFFVNTVPLRTVIDSSNSFADLLSEIRETVLAAFQNQDAPIEKIIEKVGGTQDINQSTLIQSQFILQDKPETSLQEVSDIKMEWETTCIEDAMAALTFMVVPNPAGITIQANSCDKLFKEETLINLVDHFENILNAVVKDPSLVIADLPKMSIEEMEEAMAL; from the coding sequence ATGATGAAGGTAGATATTCTAGATCTTCTAAATGATCTAAAAGCACAGGGTGTAATGGCTGTGCTTGAAAACGGCAAACTACAGATCAATAAACCAAATCAAGTAACACTTGAATCAGCATTGATCGATCGGATCCAGGAAAATAAATCCGCAATTATCGATTTCCTGGGGTCCTCTGAAGAAATAACGCAGATAGCAGACATGGCGGTCATTGATCGCAGCATGGCACGTATCCCACTTTCTTATGCTCAGGAACGGATCTGGCAAACTGGCCAATTGGAAGGGTCCAGCTCCTATCACATTCCTGCCATATGTAAGATTTCGGGGGCCTTGAATGTTTCGGCCCTGAAAAAAGCCTTTGAGTGCGTCATCAATCGTCATGAGGTGCTAAGAACGATCTACCCGGATCATAAAGGATCTCCTTATCAGGAAATTTTGCCCCAAAAGGCCTGGACGTTCGATGTATTGGATTTTTCCCGTGCCTCTTATGCGGAGATCAAGGATTTCCTCACGCGGGAAACCAATCGACCATTCAAACTAACTCAGAAAGCCCCAATACGGGCCATTCTGGTGAAAGCGAAAGACAATGCTCATTACTTCTCAATGGCCATCCATCGCATAGCAGCGGATGGGCCATCCATTCCGGTTTTGCAGAATGAATTGATTCAACATTATTATTCATGTAATGAGGGAAAAACTGCTGAATTGCCTCAACTAGAGTTGCAATACGTAGATTATGCGTGCTGGCAAAGAAAGCAATGGGATTGTAAAGCCATTAACAACCAGCTGGACTATTGGACCAGTAAATTATCAGGGTATGAACCCCTGAACTTCAATGCTGATTTCTCTCCGGAGACAGATAGAAGTAGCCGTAGATCTGTAGTCAACCATATGATTTCAAGGGAGTTAAGCGCTAAGGTCAATCAGCAGTGCACAGACCACAATGTTAGTCCGTACATGTATTTATTGGCTGCTTATAAGGTGCTTTTGTCTCAATACACAGGACAGAAGGATGTGATCGTAGGTAGTCCTTTTGCCAACCGGCCACATCAGAATATTGAGTCACTGATTGGGTTCTTCGTGAATACGGTTCCGCTTCGTACAGTGATTGATTCTTCAAATTCCTTTGCGGATTTGCTGTCTGAGATTCGCGAGACGGTGCTGGCAGCATTCCAGAATCAAGACGCTCCCATCGAAAAGATCATTGAAAAGGTAGGTGGTACCCAAGACATCAACCAAAGCACACTTATTCAGTCCCAATTTATACTCCAGGATAAGCCTGAAACCAGTCTGCAGGAAGTTTCCGATATTAAAATGGAATGGGAAACTACGTGTATTGAAGACGCTATGGCCGCGCTAACATTTATGGTCGTCCCAAATCCAGCAGGGATTACTATTCAGGCTAATTCTTGTGATAAGCTTTTTAAAGAAGAAACATTGATCAACCTGGTCGATCATTTTGAAAACATCCTTAATGCTGTCGTAAAAGATCCCAGTTTGGTCATTGCCGATCTTCCAAAGATGAGTATTGAAGAGATGGAAGAAGCCATGGCATTGTAA